From the genome of Mucilaginibacter paludis DSM 18603:
CTGAATATTAATTCTTTTCTCCTTTCCGCCAGTATCTTCGTTAATGCATCATCGGCATCCACAGCCGTCACCGGAACAAACGTCCCGGTTCTGAACCGGCTCTTCAATAGGAAATTAAGATCAGCCAAAGCGCCGTTCACGTCTTTCTTCCTGGCTCGTGATTCGGCCCTGACCAGGTACAGTTCATCGGTCGCCAGCCCGCAGAAAAACAGGGTCCCGGCATTGTAACTTCCCTTAAAGAATTTCGTCCCGTCCGTATTGGTCTTGAAAAATAATACCTGCCTCAGATCGCTGGCGTTATAGGAAGCATACAGGGCCGGGTCGACCTTGTGCCTGGATGACCAGATCGAAGAGCTGTTAAGGATGCTCTGGAAGATAACCTCGGCATTGAACCTGGCCATCGGGTATGCGGCAGTCAGGCTGAGGGTATTGTAATCCATCAGGCTGTTATAAAGGCCCAGTGCGCTGTCCGCATATTTCAGGCTGTTATCATAGTCGCCCATGCTCAGGTACACCCTTGCCAGCAATGCGTCCACGGCAGTTTTTGACGGCCTTGTTTTATACAAAGGGGTAACGGGAAGCATATTTTCAGCCTGTTTAAGGTCGGCAATGACCTGGTCAAAAGTTTGCTGGACGGTTGCCCTTGCTGATACCTCGTTCAGGTCGGAAGTCATCCGCAGGGGAATGCCGAGGTCGCTGCCGGCAGTGGCGGCTTTATAGTGTGGGGCAAAAATTTCAGCAAGCGCATAAAACGAGTACGCCCTGTAAAAAAGCGCCGAACCCTTTATATTGTTCCAGTCAGCCTGGTTGCTGTTGTCCTGGGTGATCTTCTCCAGGTCTTCCAGCGCGGTATTGGCATAATAGACCGCCTGGTAAGCCCGGTTCCAGTCCAGGGAAGTATTGCCATTAAAGATCTGTTTTGACCACAGGTAACAATTCCGTTCAATTTCAACGGCGGACTGCCAGTCGCTATAGGCCAGGTAATAGTTGTCGGCGCTTATTTCCCCCATGCTGGGGGACACGCCGTTCTGGTTGCCGTTCATGACCGCAGAATTGTCCAGCAGCGACTGGAGGTCGGTGAGGGTAGATAGCACTACCAGGGATTTTTTAGGTTTGACATCCAGCCAGTTATCCTTGCAGGAATTCAATACAAGCAGGAACAGCACGCATAATAAGGCCGCCCGCGACGTTCCGGGAAGTCTTAAAACGCTGAATGGTATGTGGAAGGTGATCTTTGATTTCATAATGCAGTAGTTAAAAATTTCCTTTAAAGCCAAATGACAGGGTAAATGGTTGCGGCAGCGTGGAACCATAAAGATCAGGGTCTGTCCCGGACCTGTTAGCCCGCCACAGGATGCCTATGTTATTGGCATAAGCGTAAAACCGCACGCTGTTCACGGGTAATTTCCGCCATTGTTTTCTATCCAGGTCATAACCGAGCTGCACATCCTGTAACCGGATGTGGTCACCTTTTTCAACCAGCGGCCCTGAAAATTTATAAAACATGTCCCGGTTACTGTTCAACGGCAGGGTTGGGAAGGAGGGCACATTGGTTGTTAGCTCATCGCCCGGCTGTTGCCATCGTTTAGCATAGTCTGCATTTCCAGTCCAGTTAACAAAAAGTTCTGTATAATTAATGGAGGTTCGGCGAAAATAGTACCCGAATTTACCCGCAATATTTACGGAAAGCGATACCGGTCCATAGGAAAAAGTGTTCCGCAGGGAACCAAACACTACCGGTAAAGCCGGGCCGTTATATACAAGGCCGTCCGGGGCAACAGCGGTAAGGGAGACGTAATCTTTTGATACATTGCCATTGGCATCATAGCCCATCGGGTCACCGGTGGCCGGGTCAAGCCCGGCCCATTTATAACTGTATATGGAATACACCGGGTGGCCTTCATAGGGGTACAACTGGTTAGGGTCAGTGCCGCTTCCGAAGTTCAGGTAGTTGGCGGCGGTGGTCTTTACGTTGTACCTGGTCACTTCGTCTTTATTGTAGCTGGCCAGCAGGCTGGTGCCCCATTTAAAGTGGCCGTCAATGTTCCGGGAGTTGAGCTGTATATCCATGCCATGACTTTTAAAGTCGGCAAAATTCCCCTTGACCACAGACTGGTTGGCCCCGTTAATAATACCGGTAGTCGGGTCCACTGAGGAATTGCCGATCAGGTCAACGCCTTTTTTGATATAGTATTCAACGCTACCGGACAGGATGCTGTTTCGGGTCTCGAAGTCTGCGCCCAGGTTATATTGCCCGGTCTTTTCCCAACGTAATTCAGGGTTTCCGGGGTTGGTGATCTTTACCGATTGCGCCCCCGTATACAGGTCGGTAGTGTAAGACCCTGTAGTCAGTGCGGTCACGGTTTTATCCACGTTGCCCCCGTAGCCGTAAGTTGCCCTTAATTTAAGGTAAGGCAGCCAGCCGATATGATAAAAAGCTTCGCTGCCCAGGTTCCAGGCAATACCGGCAGACCATAACGGTACGCTCTTCTGGTTGGTTTTAACACCGAAAAGGTTGCTCTTATCGATCCTTGCGCTTGCTGACAGGATATAGCGGCTATCATAAGTATAGGAAGCGTTAGCGAAATAGGACAGGTACCTGTCGGTCGCGCCCGTATTGCTGTCCGTGTTGGGGATACTGCCGGAACCGGTAATATAGAAAGGGAAAAAAGTGGTATAATCGAGCGCGGAATTATTGGTACCGAGGTCATTGTTATACCCGTACAGCCTGTTACTGTAGCTGTCATTCGTTAATTGTTTCGCTTCGGTACCTGCAAGCGCAGAAATAGCGTGTTTGGAAAATGCTTTATTATAATTTACCTGCGCCCTGGCCGTATTCCCGGTCATCGTGCTGGCCGCCAGGTCAAGGATATCCCCGACCGGTACCGGCCGGGTGACGGTGGTCCCGCTTACGGAGGTATATTTATTAATCAGGTCCCTGGTGAAATAGGTTTGCTGGCCCTGGTCGTTGCGGTTCAGGGAGGTTGACCTTTCATACTGGTACCGGATCTCCGCATTCAGCCCGTCCGCCAGCGTGTATTTAATTCCCGGGGTGAACC
Proteins encoded in this window:
- a CDS encoding RagB/SusD family nutrient uptake outer membrane protein, encoding MKSKITFHIPFSVLRLPGTSRAALLCVLFLLVLNSCKDNWLDVKPKKSLVVLSTLTDLQSLLDNSAVMNGNQNGVSPSMGEISADNYYLAYSDWQSAVEIERNCYLWSKQIFNGNTSLDWNRAYQAVYYANTALEDLEKITQDNSNQADWNNIKGSALFYRAYSFYALAEIFAPHYKAATAGSDLGIPLRMTSDLNEVSARATVQQTFDQVIADLKQAENMLPVTPLYKTRPSKTAVDALLARVYLSMGDYDNSLKYADSALGLYNSLMDYNTLSLTAAYPMARFNAEVIFQSILNSSSIWSSRHKVDPALYASYNASDLRQVLFFKTNTDGTKFFKGSYNAGTLFFCGLATDELYLVRAESRARKKDVNGALADLNFLLKSRFRTGTFVPVTAVDADDALTKILAERRKELIFRGLRWTDLRRLNEDSRFAMTLTRSLNGTAYTLSPLDPRYTLPIPDDVIAANPSIIQNQR
- a CDS encoding SusC/RagA family TonB-linked outer membrane protein, which produces MVKIYRNRLCYTCMRITTLLIGIQACFATLLIAGTTSAQNVSLDVRNTNVSQVFSTIEKQAGVTFVYNKTILKDLNAITIKVSNKPLGEVLQLISSQLPLTFKQSGSVIGVSKITAPSKSNAKEAKADPKLLLMKISGKILDEKGQPLAGATIQVKGTDLKTSSDINGLFEINNAPDNVMLVMSFIGYSTQEIAISGLSQPVTIRMEPDNSKLSEVSVVSTGYQQLPKERATGSFAKIDNETYNREVSTDIISRLNGIAPGVLFDSRFGSKQKFSIRGRSTILANDNPLIVIDNFPYDGDINNINPNDVESITILKDAAAASIWGVRAGNGVIVITTKKGRNDQPLKVEWNSNVTVGNKPDLFYSKNFLDASNYVDVEQLLFNKGYYDGDLNNTTTRPVISPVVEILAKKRSGALSATDADGQINALRSNDVRNDFNKFFYRKSVSQQYSLSISGGSAKTTYLFSAGYDNNRQSAVGNSYSRLNLSAYNSFKPVKNLDLSYGLYYVQSESASAPSDYNSIKLSGTKSVYPYAQLADDAGSPLALPNYYRLSYLDGLATGGKLLDWKYRPLQEVNAADNKTTISEIRFTPGIKYTLADGLNAEIRYQYERSTSLNRNDQGQQTYFTRDLINKYTSVSGTTVTRPVPVGDILDLAASTMTGNTARAQVNYNKAFSKHAISALAGTEAKQLTNDSYSNRLYGYNNDLGTNNSALDYTTFFPFYITGSGSIPNTDSNTGATDRYLSYFANASYTYDSRYILSASARIDKSNLFGVKTNQKSVPLWSAGIAWNLGSEAFYHIGWLPYLKLRATYGYGGNVDKTVTALTTGSYTTDLYTGAQSVKITNPGNPELRWEKTGQYNLGADFETRNSILSGSVEYYIKKGVDLIGNSSVDPTTGIINGANQSVVKGNFADFKSHGMDIQLNSRNIDGHFKWGTSLLASYNKDEVTRYNVKTTAANYLNFGSGTDPNQLYPYEGHPVYSIYSYKWAGLDPATGDPMGYDANGNVSKDYVSLTAVAPDGLVYNGPALPVVFGSLRNTFSYGPVSLSVNIAGKFGYYFRRTSINYTELFVNWTGNADYAKRWQQPGDELTTNVPSFPTLPLNSNRDMFYKFSGPLVEKGDHIRLQDVQLGYDLDRKQWRKLPVNSVRFYAYANNIGILWRANRSGTDPDLYGSTLPQPFTLSFGFKGNF